One window of the Rufibacter radiotolerans genome contains the following:
- a CDS encoding penicillin-binding protein 1A, with product MPEEIEITPSRTKFNKWIRTLWKLFGLGVVFVVVYFVAVDLNLFYLFGASPGLDDLENPRSNLPSEIYTADGVMVGRYFRENRDPVPFDSISPMMVKALVATEDERFYEHQGIDPISVLAAVKDNLKGDSRGASTLTQQLAKNLYKTRTKNTKGVLGYIPGISTVVAKTKEWNTSIKLEQRYTKDEILGMYLNTVDFGSNAFGIKVAAKTFFSTTPEKLKPEEAAMLVGVLKAPTTYNPKFNPKNALARRNVVLQQMARNQVITPAQADSLSQLPITLKYQVEQHLDGVPAYYRQAVNEFVRTWAEKHELDMYSDGLKIYLTIDSRMQNLAEEALREKMKTLQNRFEGHWRNRNPWVDDQDNEIPGFIESAIKRTGVYQSLKNKYGNDTTAINRALNEPKVMTVFSYKGPKEMTMSSMDSLRYYKRFLRAGMMTMDPFTGHIKAWVGGIDYENFKYDHVKQAKRQPGSTFKPFVYAAAIDQGYSPCDKIQDQRVTIKYVENGKPMEWTPNNADHSISGRQMTLRHAMGRSINTVTAQLTEAIGPEAVRKFARRLGITSPMQAVPSIGLGSNDVNIYEMVNAYSTFVNNGFLNKPMLVLRIEDRSGNVIEQFNPQQKRVITEETAFLMVHMLKGSMEEPGGTSQALWEYDLWKKGNQIGGKTGTTSNHSDGWYMGVSKNLVTGVWVGGEDRSIHFRTSATGEGSKTALPIFGRFMEKVYKDPNLGIKLGTFPKPTVKINKPYNCITVMPRKPKIVDSTAVDSMLQQMNDSIISAF from the coding sequence ATGCCAGAAGAAATAGAAATTACCCCTTCGCGTACAAAATTCAATAAATGGATCAGGACCCTCTGGAAGCTGTTTGGCTTAGGGGTGGTGTTTGTGGTGGTGTATTTTGTAGCCGTAGACCTTAACTTATTTTACCTGTTTGGAGCCTCGCCGGGCTTAGATGACCTGGAGAACCCGCGCAGCAACCTGCCCTCTGAGATCTATACCGCAGACGGTGTGATGGTGGGCCGCTATTTCCGGGAGAACCGTGACCCCGTTCCGTTTGACAGCATCTCGCCTATGATGGTGAAGGCCCTGGTGGCCACCGAGGATGAGCGTTTCTACGAGCACCAGGGCATTGACCCTATCTCAGTACTGGCGGCTGTGAAAGACAACCTGAAAGGCGATTCAAGGGGAGCCAGCACGCTTACCCAGCAGTTGGCCAAAAACCTCTATAAAACCCGCACCAAGAACACCAAAGGGGTGTTGGGCTATATACCGGGCATCTCCACGGTGGTGGCCAAGACCAAGGAGTGGAACACCTCCATTAAGCTGGAGCAGCGCTATACCAAAGACGAGATCCTGGGCATGTACCTGAACACGGTAGACTTCGGGAGCAACGCCTTCGGGATAAAAGTGGCCGCCAAGACTTTTTTCAGTACCACCCCAGAGAAATTGAAGCCCGAGGAGGCCGCCATGTTGGTGGGCGTGCTCAAGGCTCCTACTACCTATAACCCTAAGTTCAACCCAAAAAATGCCCTGGCCCGCCGCAACGTGGTGCTCCAGCAGATGGCACGTAACCAAGTGATTACCCCGGCCCAGGCCGATTCCCTGAGCCAACTCCCCATCACCCTTAAATACCAGGTAGAACAGCACCTGGACGGCGTGCCGGCCTATTACCGCCAGGCCGTGAACGAATTTGTGCGCACCTGGGCCGAAAAGCACGAGCTGGACATGTACTCAGACGGGCTTAAGATCTACCTCACCATTGACTCGCGCATGCAGAACCTGGCCGAAGAGGCCCTGCGCGAAAAGATGAAGACCCTTCAGAACCGGTTTGAAGGACACTGGCGCAACCGTAACCCCTGGGTAGACGACCAGGACAACGAGATTCCGGGCTTCATTGAGAGTGCCATCAAACGTACCGGGGTCTACCAGTCGCTCAAGAACAAATACGGCAATGATACCACCGCCATTAACCGGGCCCTAAACGAGCCCAAGGTGATGACGGTGTTCAGCTACAAAGGCCCCAAGGAAATGACCATGAGTTCTATGGACTCCCTGCGGTACTACAAACGGTTCCTGCGCGCCGGCATGATGACCATGGACCCTTTCACGGGGCATATTAAAGCCTGGGTGGGCGGCATTGACTATGAGAACTTTAAATATGACCACGTAAAGCAGGCCAAGCGGCAGCCGGGCTCTACCTTCAAGCCTTTTGTATATGCCGCCGCCATTGACCAGGGCTATTCGCCGTGTGACAAGATTCAGGACCAGCGCGTGACCATTAAGTACGTGGAGAACGGCAAGCCCATGGAGTGGACGCCTAATAACGCAGACCATTCCATCTCCGGTCGGCAGATGACGCTTCGGCACGCCATGGGTCGGTCCATAAATACCGTTACCGCGCAATTGACCGAGGCCATTGGGCCCGAGGCCGTGCGCAAGTTCGCCCGCAGGTTGGGGATCACCAGCCCCATGCAGGCGGTGCCTTCCATTGGCTTAGGCTCCAATGACGTGAACATCTATGAGATGGTGAATGCCTACAGCACGTTCGTAAACAACGGTTTCCTAAACAAACCTATGTTAGTGCTGCGCATTGAAGACCGGAGTGGGAACGTGATTGAGCAGTTCAACCCACAGCAGAAAAGGGTGATCACCGAAGAGACGGCTTTCCTGATGGTGCACATGCTCAAAGGCTCGATGGAAGAACCCGGCGGTACCTCACAAGCCCTGTGGGAATATGACCTCTGGAAGAAGGGAAACCAGATAGGCGGTAAAACCGGTACTACCTCTAACCACTCAGATGGCTGGTACATGGGTGTGTCCAAAAACCTGGTGACAGGCGTGTGGGTGGGCGGCGAAGACCGCAGTATTCACTTCAGGACCTCCGCCACGGGCGAGGGCTCCAAAA